The Streptomyces sp. NBC_00162 sequence CGCCGCTGGAGCAGACGGAGACGGTCGGCGACGAAGGCCCACTCCAGGTCCTGCGTCCCGCCGAAGACCTGCTCGCAGCGGGCGGTGAGTTCCCGCAGGCTCTCCAACCGCGTCTCGTCGAGGCAGAGTCGGTGAATTCGGTCGGCGGGGACCGGGACCTGGCTCGTTCCGCCGACCAGCGCGGGCTCCACAGCCAGGTCCTTCATGCCTGCCGTGCGCTCGATCACCCGGCCGTCGCGGCGGACCCGGTAGTGATCCGGTACGACCAGGCCGCTGACCACGGATTCGCCCAGGCCCCAACTCGCCTCGATCACCAGGACGTCGGAGCCGTCGAGGGGGTCTCGGGAGAACAGGACTCCGGCGCACTCGGGTACCACCAACTCCTGTACCACCACTGCCACTCTGGGCAGGCCGGGCAGCCCGAGCCGCTCACGGTAGGCGAGCGCGCCGGCCGAGCGCGCCGAATCTCTCACCGTTCGGACCGCCTCGGTCAGCCCGTCCGGACCCCGTACGTTGAGGCAGGTGAGGTGCTGTCCGGCGAAGCTCGCCGCGGCCGAGTCCTCGCCCAGTGCGGATGAACGCACGGCCAGCCCGCCGCCCTGCAAGTCGGTGGTCGACACGTG is a genomic window containing:
- a CDS encoding PEP/pyruvate-binding domain-containing protein is translated as MTGPLSPSTWSAPVPLRLATDESRYGGKASQLAAAARAGLPVPEGIALEWLFVDAVAEGDDEALAALHVSTTDLQGGGLAVRSSALGEDSAAASFAGQHLTCLNVRGPDGLTEAVRTVRDSARSAGALAYRERLGLPGLPRVAVVVQELVVPECAGVLFSRDPLDGSDVLVIEASWGLGESVVSGLVVPDHYRVRRDGRVIERTAGMKDLAVEPALVGGTSQVPVPADRIHRLCLDETRLESLRELTARCEQVFGGTQDLEWAFVADRLRLLQRRPMTGAVPPH